A region from the Pelobates fuscus isolate aPelFus1 chromosome 3, aPelFus1.pri, whole genome shotgun sequence genome encodes:
- the CPSF6 gene encoding cleavage and polyadenylation specificity factor subunit 6 isoform X4, translated as MADGVDHIDIYADVGEEFNQESEYGAHEQIELYEDVMSPSANNGDAPEDRDYMDNLAASAADEEVKGSAPNVVYTYTGKRIALYIGNLTWWTTDEDLTDAVHSLGVNDILEIKFFENRANGQSKGFALISVGSESSSKKLMDLLPKRELHGQTPAVTPCNKQFLSQFEMQSKKTAAQAGGQMSGEGKAGPPGINARLPFPPGVRGRGRLPTSGPGGDRFPGPGGPGGPPPPFAGMTPPRPPMCLPGPPGPPGPPPPGQPLPPPLPGPPNRGDRPPPPVMFPGQPYGQPPVLPVPPGPPPPVYGPPPGPPPPQQGPPPPGPFPPRPPGPPMALAPPPHLPGPPPGGPPPAPHVNPNFFPPPGNAGMPTSDNRGPPPSDPYGRPPPYDRGDYGPPGRDMDPIRTPLSEAEFEEIMNRNRAISSSAISRAVSDASAGDYGSAIETLVTAISLIKQSKVSADDRCKVLISSLQDCLHGIESKSYGSGSRRERSRERDHSRSREKSRRHKSRSRDRHDDYYRERSRERERHRDRERDRDRERDREREYRHR; from the exons ATGGCGGACGGAGTGGATCACATCGATATCTACGCAGACGTCGGCGAGGAGTTTAACCAG GAAAGTGAATATGGCGCCCATGAGCAAATCGAACTGTATGAAGATGTCATGTCGCCTTCTGCAAATAATGGAGATGCTCCTGAAGACCGTGACTACATGGACAATCTAGCAGCATCTGCAGCAGATGAAGAAGTGAAAGGATCTGCACCTAATGTTGTGTATACTTATACTGGAAAAAGAATAGCACTATACATTGGAAATCTAACATGG TGGACAACAGATGAAGATTTGACAGATGCTGTTCATTCTTTGGGTGTAAATGATATTTTGGAAATAAAGTTCTTTGAAAATCGAGCTAATGGCCAATCGAAGGG GTTTGCACTCATTTCTGTTGGCTCGGAATCCTCTTCTAAGAAACTCATGGATTTGTTACCTAAACGAGAACTACACGGGCAGACTCCAGCTGTCACTCCATGCAATAAGCAGTTCCTTAGTCAATTTGAAATGCAGTCAAAGAAAA CAGCTGCACAGGCTGGTGGCCAAATGTCTGGAGAAGGGAAGGCTGGTCCGCCTGGTATAAATGCTCGTTTACCATTTCCGCCTGGTGTTAGGGGCAGAGGTCGTCTCCCAACCTCGGGTCCTGGTGGCGACAGATTCCCAGGACCAGGTGGGCCTGGAGGTCCTCCACCACCTTTTGCCG GTATGACCCCTCCAAGACCTCCCATGTGCTTACCAGGTCCTCCAGGACCCCCTGGCCCACCTCCACCTGGACAGCCACTTCCACCTCCACTACCTGGACCACCAAATCGTGGTGACCGACCTCCTCCTCCTGTTATGTTTCCTGGACAGCCATATGGACAACCTCCTGTACTTCCTGTTCCTCCTGGTCCACCTCCACCTGTTTATGGTCCTCCACCTGGtccaccccctccccaacaaGGACCACCGCCTCCCGGTCCCTTCCCTCCACGTCCCCCTGGGCCCCCCATGGCACTTGCTCCTCCACCCCATTTACCAGGCCCACCCCCTGGAGGTCCCCCACCAGCTCCACATGTGAATCCAAACTTTTTCCCTCCTCCTGGTAATGCTGGCATGCCAACATCAGATAACCGTGGGCCTCCACCTTCAGATCCATATGGTCGACCACCTCCATATGATAGAGGAGATTATGGACCCCCAGGAAg GGATATGGATCCTATTAGAACCCCTTTAAGTGAAGCAGAGTTTGAAGAAATTATGAACCGCAACAGAGCAATTTCAAGCAGTGCTATTTCAAGGGCGGTGTCTGATGCTAGTGCTG GAGATTATGGAAGTGCAATTGAAACTTTGGTTACTGCTATTTCTTTAATTAAACAATCCAAAGTATCTGCAGATGACCGTTGCAAAGTCCTCATAAGCTCTCTGCAAGATTGTCTCCACGGAATTGAATCAAAGTCTTACGGTTCTGGGTCTAG ACGTGAGCGTTCAAGAGAAAGGGACCACAGTAGGTCACGAGAAAAGAGCAGGCGTCACAAATCCCGAAGCAGAGATCGACATGACGACTATTACCGGGAAAGGAGTCGTGAGAGGGAGAGACATCGTGACAGAGAACGGGACCGGGACAGagaaagggacagggagagagaaTATCGTCATCGTTAA
- the CPSF6 gene encoding cleavage and polyadenylation specificity factor subunit 6 isoform X5, with translation MADGVDHIDIYADVGEEFNQESEYGAHEQIELYEDVMSPSANNGDAPEDRDYMDNLAASAADEEVKGSAPNVVYTYTGKRIALYIGNLTWWTTDEDLTDAVHSLGVNDILEIKFFENRANGQSKGFALISVGSESSSKKLMDLLPKRELHGQTPAVTPCNKQFLSQFEMQSKKTAQAGGQMSGEGKAGPPGINARLPFPPGVRGRGRLPTSGPGGDRFPGPGGPGGPPPPFAGMTPPRPPMCLPGPPGPPGPPPPGQPLPPPLPGPPNRGDRPPPPVMFPGQPYGQPPVLPVPPGPPPPVYGPPPGPPPPQQGPPPPGPFPPRPPGPPMALAPPPHLPGPPPGGPPPAPHVNPNFFPPPGNAGMPTSDNRGPPPSDPYGRPPPYDRGDYGPPGRDMDPIRTPLSEAEFEEIMNRNRAISSSAISRAVSDASAGDYGSAIETLVTAISLIKQSKVSADDRCKVLISSLQDCLHGIESKSYGSGSRRERSRERDHSRSREKSRRHKSRSRDRHDDYYRERSRERERHRDRERDRDRERDREREYRHR, from the exons ATGGCGGACGGAGTGGATCACATCGATATCTACGCAGACGTCGGCGAGGAGTTTAACCAG GAAAGTGAATATGGCGCCCATGAGCAAATCGAACTGTATGAAGATGTCATGTCGCCTTCTGCAAATAATGGAGATGCTCCTGAAGACCGTGACTACATGGACAATCTAGCAGCATCTGCAGCAGATGAAGAAGTGAAAGGATCTGCACCTAATGTTGTGTATACTTATACTGGAAAAAGAATAGCACTATACATTGGAAATCTAACATGG TGGACAACAGATGAAGATTTGACAGATGCTGTTCATTCTTTGGGTGTAAATGATATTTTGGAAATAAAGTTCTTTGAAAATCGAGCTAATGGCCAATCGAAGGG GTTTGCACTCATTTCTGTTGGCTCGGAATCCTCTTCTAAGAAACTCATGGATTTGTTACCTAAACGAGAACTACACGGGCAGACTCCAGCTGTCACTCCATGCAATAAGCAGTTCCTTAGTCAATTTGAAATGCAGTCAAAGAAAA CTGCACAGGCTGGTGGCCAAATGTCTGGAGAAGGGAAGGCTGGTCCGCCTGGTATAAATGCTCGTTTACCATTTCCGCCTGGTGTTAGGGGCAGAGGTCGTCTCCCAACCTCGGGTCCTGGTGGCGACAGATTCCCAGGACCAGGTGGGCCTGGAGGTCCTCCACCACCTTTTGCCG GTATGACCCCTCCAAGACCTCCCATGTGCTTACCAGGTCCTCCAGGACCCCCTGGCCCACCTCCACCTGGACAGCCACTTCCACCTCCACTACCTGGACCACCAAATCGTGGTGACCGACCTCCTCCTCCTGTTATGTTTCCTGGACAGCCATATGGACAACCTCCTGTACTTCCTGTTCCTCCTGGTCCACCTCCACCTGTTTATGGTCCTCCACCTGGtccaccccctccccaacaaGGACCACCGCCTCCCGGTCCCTTCCCTCCACGTCCCCCTGGGCCCCCCATGGCACTTGCTCCTCCACCCCATTTACCAGGCCCACCCCCTGGAGGTCCCCCACCAGCTCCACATGTGAATCCAAACTTTTTCCCTCCTCCTGGTAATGCTGGCATGCCAACATCAGATAACCGTGGGCCTCCACCTTCAGATCCATATGGTCGACCACCTCCATATGATAGAGGAGATTATGGACCCCCAGGAAg GGATATGGATCCTATTAGAACCCCTTTAAGTGAAGCAGAGTTTGAAGAAATTATGAACCGCAACAGAGCAATTTCAAGCAGTGCTATTTCAAGGGCGGTGTCTGATGCTAGTGCTG GAGATTATGGAAGTGCAATTGAAACTTTGGTTACTGCTATTTCTTTAATTAAACAATCCAAAGTATCTGCAGATGACCGTTGCAAAGTCCTCATAAGCTCTCTGCAAGATTGTCTCCACGGAATTGAATCAAAGTCTTACGGTTCTGGGTCTAG ACGTGAGCGTTCAAGAGAAAGGGACCACAGTAGGTCACGAGAAAAGAGCAGGCGTCACAAATCCCGAAGCAGAGATCGACATGACGACTATTACCGGGAAAGGAGTCGTGAGAGGGAGAGACATCGTGACAGAGAACGGGACCGGGACAGagaaagggacagggagagagaaTATCGTCATCGTTAA
- the CPSF6 gene encoding cleavage and polyadenylation specificity factor subunit 6 isoform X1 has product MADGVDHIDIYADVGEEFNQESEYGAHEQIELYEDVMSPSANNGDAPEDRDYMDNLAASAADEEVKGSAPNVVYTYTGKRIALYIGNLTWWTTDEDLTDAVHSLGVNDILEIKFFENRANGQSKGFALISVGSESSSKKLMDLLPKRELHGQTPAVTPCNKQFLSQFEMQSKKTAAQAGGQMSGEGKAGPPGINARLPFPPGVRGRGRLPTSGPGGDRFPGPGGPGGPPPPFAGMTPPRPPMCLPGPPGPPGPPPPGQPLPPPLPGPPNRGDRPPPPVMFPGQPYGQPPVLPVPPGPPPPVYGPPPGPPPPQQGPPPPGPFPPRPPGPPMALAPPPHLPGPPPGGPPPAPHVNPNFFPPPGNAGMPTSDNRGPPPSDPYGRPPPYDRGDYGPPGRLSAHYRDMDPIRTPLSEAEFEEIMNRNRAISSSAISRAVSDASAGDYGSAIETLVTAISLIKQSKVSADDRCKVLISSLQDCLHGIESKSYGSGSRRERSRERDHSRSREKSRRHKSRSRDRHDDYYRERSRERERHRDRERDRDRERDREREYRHR; this is encoded by the exons ATGGCGGACGGAGTGGATCACATCGATATCTACGCAGACGTCGGCGAGGAGTTTAACCAG GAAAGTGAATATGGCGCCCATGAGCAAATCGAACTGTATGAAGATGTCATGTCGCCTTCTGCAAATAATGGAGATGCTCCTGAAGACCGTGACTACATGGACAATCTAGCAGCATCTGCAGCAGATGAAGAAGTGAAAGGATCTGCACCTAATGTTGTGTATACTTATACTGGAAAAAGAATAGCACTATACATTGGAAATCTAACATGG TGGACAACAGATGAAGATTTGACAGATGCTGTTCATTCTTTGGGTGTAAATGATATTTTGGAAATAAAGTTCTTTGAAAATCGAGCTAATGGCCAATCGAAGGG GTTTGCACTCATTTCTGTTGGCTCGGAATCCTCTTCTAAGAAACTCATGGATTTGTTACCTAAACGAGAACTACACGGGCAGACTCCAGCTGTCACTCCATGCAATAAGCAGTTCCTTAGTCAATTTGAAATGCAGTCAAAGAAAA CAGCTGCACAGGCTGGTGGCCAAATGTCTGGAGAAGGGAAGGCTGGTCCGCCTGGTATAAATGCTCGTTTACCATTTCCGCCTGGTGTTAGGGGCAGAGGTCGTCTCCCAACCTCGGGTCCTGGTGGCGACAGATTCCCAGGACCAGGTGGGCCTGGAGGTCCTCCACCACCTTTTGCCG GTATGACCCCTCCAAGACCTCCCATGTGCTTACCAGGTCCTCCAGGACCCCCTGGCCCACCTCCACCTGGACAGCCACTTCCACCTCCACTACCTGGACCACCAAATCGTGGTGACCGACCTCCTCCTCCTGTTATGTTTCCTGGACAGCCATATGGACAACCTCCTGTACTTCCTGTTCCTCCTGGTCCACCTCCACCTGTTTATGGTCCTCCACCTGGtccaccccctccccaacaaGGACCACCGCCTCCCGGTCCCTTCCCTCCACGTCCCCCTGGGCCCCCCATGGCACTTGCTCCTCCACCCCATTTACCAGGCCCACCCCCTGGAGGTCCCCCACCAGCTCCACATGTGAATCCAAACTTTTTCCCTCCTCCTGGTAATGCTGGCATGCCAACATCAGATAACCGTGGGCCTCCACCTTCAGATCCATATGGTCGACCACCTCCATATGATAGAGGAGATTATGGACCCCCAGGAAg ACTTTCTGCCCATTACAGGGATATGGATCCTATTAGAACCCCTTTAAGTGAAGCAGAGTTTGAAGAAATTATGAACCGCAACAGAGCAATTTCAAGCAGTGCTATTTCAAGGGCGGTGTCTGATGCTAGTGCTG GAGATTATGGAAGTGCAATTGAAACTTTGGTTACTGCTATTTCTTTAATTAAACAATCCAAAGTATCTGCAGATGACCGTTGCAAAGTCCTCATAAGCTCTCTGCAAGATTGTCTCCACGGAATTGAATCAAAGTCTTACGGTTCTGGGTCTAG ACGTGAGCGTTCAAGAGAAAGGGACCACAGTAGGTCACGAGAAAAGAGCAGGCGTCACAAATCCCGAAGCAGAGATCGACATGACGACTATTACCGGGAAAGGAGTCGTGAGAGGGAGAGACATCGTGACAGAGAACGGGACCGGGACAGagaaagggacagggagagagaaTATCGTCATCGTTAA
- the CPSF6 gene encoding cleavage and polyadenylation specificity factor subunit 6 isoform X3 gives MADGVDHIDIYADVGEEFNQESEYGAHEQIELYEDVMSPSANNGDAPEDRDYMDNLAASAADEEVKGSAPNVVYTYTGKRIALYIGNLTWWTTDEDLTDAVHSLGVNDILEIKFFENRANGQSKGFALISVGSESSSKKLMDLLPKRELHGQTPAVTPCNKQFLSQFEMQSKKTAAQAGGQMSGEGKAGPPGINARLPFPPGVRGRGRLPTSGPGGDRFPGPGGPGGPPPPFAGMTPPRPPMCLPGPPGPPGPPPPGQPLPPPLPGPPNRGDRPPPPVMFPGQPYGQPPVLPVPPGPPPPVYGPPPGPPPPQQGPPPPGPFPPRPPGPPMALAPPPHLPGPPPGGPPPAPHVNPNFFPPPGNAGMPTSDNRGPPPSDPYGRPPPYDRGDYGPPGRLSAHYRDMDPIRTPLSEAEFEEIMNRNRAISSSAISRAVSDASADYGSAIETLVTAISLIKQSKVSADDRCKVLISSLQDCLHGIESKSYGSGSRRERSRERDHSRSREKSRRHKSRSRDRHDDYYRERSRERERHRDRERDRDRERDREREYRHR, from the exons ATGGCGGACGGAGTGGATCACATCGATATCTACGCAGACGTCGGCGAGGAGTTTAACCAG GAAAGTGAATATGGCGCCCATGAGCAAATCGAACTGTATGAAGATGTCATGTCGCCTTCTGCAAATAATGGAGATGCTCCTGAAGACCGTGACTACATGGACAATCTAGCAGCATCTGCAGCAGATGAAGAAGTGAAAGGATCTGCACCTAATGTTGTGTATACTTATACTGGAAAAAGAATAGCACTATACATTGGAAATCTAACATGG TGGACAACAGATGAAGATTTGACAGATGCTGTTCATTCTTTGGGTGTAAATGATATTTTGGAAATAAAGTTCTTTGAAAATCGAGCTAATGGCCAATCGAAGGG GTTTGCACTCATTTCTGTTGGCTCGGAATCCTCTTCTAAGAAACTCATGGATTTGTTACCTAAACGAGAACTACACGGGCAGACTCCAGCTGTCACTCCATGCAATAAGCAGTTCCTTAGTCAATTTGAAATGCAGTCAAAGAAAA CAGCTGCACAGGCTGGTGGCCAAATGTCTGGAGAAGGGAAGGCTGGTCCGCCTGGTATAAATGCTCGTTTACCATTTCCGCCTGGTGTTAGGGGCAGAGGTCGTCTCCCAACCTCGGGTCCTGGTGGCGACAGATTCCCAGGACCAGGTGGGCCTGGAGGTCCTCCACCACCTTTTGCCG GTATGACCCCTCCAAGACCTCCCATGTGCTTACCAGGTCCTCCAGGACCCCCTGGCCCACCTCCACCTGGACAGCCACTTCCACCTCCACTACCTGGACCACCAAATCGTGGTGACCGACCTCCTCCTCCTGTTATGTTTCCTGGACAGCCATATGGACAACCTCCTGTACTTCCTGTTCCTCCTGGTCCACCTCCACCTGTTTATGGTCCTCCACCTGGtccaccccctccccaacaaGGACCACCGCCTCCCGGTCCCTTCCCTCCACGTCCCCCTGGGCCCCCCATGGCACTTGCTCCTCCACCCCATTTACCAGGCCCACCCCCTGGAGGTCCCCCACCAGCTCCACATGTGAATCCAAACTTTTTCCCTCCTCCTGGTAATGCTGGCATGCCAACATCAGATAACCGTGGGCCTCCACCTTCAGATCCATATGGTCGACCACCTCCATATGATAGAGGAGATTATGGACCCCCAGGAAg ACTTTCTGCCCATTACAGGGATATGGATCCTATTAGAACCCCTTTAAGTGAAGCAGAGTTTGAAGAAATTATGAACCGCAACAGAGCAATTTCAAGCAGTGCTATTTCAAGGGCGGTGTCTGATGCTAGTGCTG ATTATGGAAGTGCAATTGAAACTTTGGTTACTGCTATTTCTTTAATTAAACAATCCAAAGTATCTGCAGATGACCGTTGCAAAGTCCTCATAAGCTCTCTGCAAGATTGTCTCCACGGAATTGAATCAAAGTCTTACGGTTCTGGGTCTAG ACGTGAGCGTTCAAGAGAAAGGGACCACAGTAGGTCACGAGAAAAGAGCAGGCGTCACAAATCCCGAAGCAGAGATCGACATGACGACTATTACCGGGAAAGGAGTCGTGAGAGGGAGAGACATCGTGACAGAGAACGGGACCGGGACAGagaaagggacagggagagagaaTATCGTCATCGTTAA
- the CPSF6 gene encoding cleavage and polyadenylation specificity factor subunit 6 isoform X2, whose protein sequence is MADGVDHIDIYADVGEEFNQESEYGAHEQIELYEDVMSPSANNGDAPEDRDYMDNLAASAADEEVKGSAPNVVYTYTGKRIALYIGNLTWWTTDEDLTDAVHSLGVNDILEIKFFENRANGQSKGFALISVGSESSSKKLMDLLPKRELHGQTPAVTPCNKQFLSQFEMQSKKTAQAGGQMSGEGKAGPPGINARLPFPPGVRGRGRLPTSGPGGDRFPGPGGPGGPPPPFAGMTPPRPPMCLPGPPGPPGPPPPGQPLPPPLPGPPNRGDRPPPPVMFPGQPYGQPPVLPVPPGPPPPVYGPPPGPPPPQQGPPPPGPFPPRPPGPPMALAPPPHLPGPPPGGPPPAPHVNPNFFPPPGNAGMPTSDNRGPPPSDPYGRPPPYDRGDYGPPGRLSAHYRDMDPIRTPLSEAEFEEIMNRNRAISSSAISRAVSDASAGDYGSAIETLVTAISLIKQSKVSADDRCKVLISSLQDCLHGIESKSYGSGSRRERSRERDHSRSREKSRRHKSRSRDRHDDYYRERSRERERHRDRERDRDRERDREREYRHR, encoded by the exons ATGGCGGACGGAGTGGATCACATCGATATCTACGCAGACGTCGGCGAGGAGTTTAACCAG GAAAGTGAATATGGCGCCCATGAGCAAATCGAACTGTATGAAGATGTCATGTCGCCTTCTGCAAATAATGGAGATGCTCCTGAAGACCGTGACTACATGGACAATCTAGCAGCATCTGCAGCAGATGAAGAAGTGAAAGGATCTGCACCTAATGTTGTGTATACTTATACTGGAAAAAGAATAGCACTATACATTGGAAATCTAACATGG TGGACAACAGATGAAGATTTGACAGATGCTGTTCATTCTTTGGGTGTAAATGATATTTTGGAAATAAAGTTCTTTGAAAATCGAGCTAATGGCCAATCGAAGGG GTTTGCACTCATTTCTGTTGGCTCGGAATCCTCTTCTAAGAAACTCATGGATTTGTTACCTAAACGAGAACTACACGGGCAGACTCCAGCTGTCACTCCATGCAATAAGCAGTTCCTTAGTCAATTTGAAATGCAGTCAAAGAAAA CTGCACAGGCTGGTGGCCAAATGTCTGGAGAAGGGAAGGCTGGTCCGCCTGGTATAAATGCTCGTTTACCATTTCCGCCTGGTGTTAGGGGCAGAGGTCGTCTCCCAACCTCGGGTCCTGGTGGCGACAGATTCCCAGGACCAGGTGGGCCTGGAGGTCCTCCACCACCTTTTGCCG GTATGACCCCTCCAAGACCTCCCATGTGCTTACCAGGTCCTCCAGGACCCCCTGGCCCACCTCCACCTGGACAGCCACTTCCACCTCCACTACCTGGACCACCAAATCGTGGTGACCGACCTCCTCCTCCTGTTATGTTTCCTGGACAGCCATATGGACAACCTCCTGTACTTCCTGTTCCTCCTGGTCCACCTCCACCTGTTTATGGTCCTCCACCTGGtccaccccctccccaacaaGGACCACCGCCTCCCGGTCCCTTCCCTCCACGTCCCCCTGGGCCCCCCATGGCACTTGCTCCTCCACCCCATTTACCAGGCCCACCCCCTGGAGGTCCCCCACCAGCTCCACATGTGAATCCAAACTTTTTCCCTCCTCCTGGTAATGCTGGCATGCCAACATCAGATAACCGTGGGCCTCCACCTTCAGATCCATATGGTCGACCACCTCCATATGATAGAGGAGATTATGGACCCCCAGGAAg ACTTTCTGCCCATTACAGGGATATGGATCCTATTAGAACCCCTTTAAGTGAAGCAGAGTTTGAAGAAATTATGAACCGCAACAGAGCAATTTCAAGCAGTGCTATTTCAAGGGCGGTGTCTGATGCTAGTGCTG GAGATTATGGAAGTGCAATTGAAACTTTGGTTACTGCTATTTCTTTAATTAAACAATCCAAAGTATCTGCAGATGACCGTTGCAAAGTCCTCATAAGCTCTCTGCAAGATTGTCTCCACGGAATTGAATCAAAGTCTTACGGTTCTGGGTCTAG ACGTGAGCGTTCAAGAGAAAGGGACCACAGTAGGTCACGAGAAAAGAGCAGGCGTCACAAATCCCGAAGCAGAGATCGACATGACGACTATTACCGGGAAAGGAGTCGTGAGAGGGAGAGACATCGTGACAGAGAACGGGACCGGGACAGagaaagggacagggagagagaaTATCGTCATCGTTAA